The Gemmatimonadaceae bacterium genomic sequence CGCGCTTGATGTAGGCGGTGAAGTAGAGCGCGCCGATCGGTTCGTTGGCGGTGTCGCGGAGAATGATGTCGCCGACGGTCGCATCGTAATCGATGCGCTGTCCGCCGATGACCACCGAATGTTGCGTGGTGACGCGCTGGACGGTCGTGTCGGACGGCGACTCGCGGTTAGGCGCTGGCCGCGGCGTGGTGTCGCGGGCTTGCTCCGCGGCGCGCTGGGGTTGGCGGCGCTGCTGCGCCGGCGTCGTCGCCGGCAGGGCGGCGGCAACGAGAAACAGAGCAACGAAACGCGAAGGAGACATGGTCGGGCGAAGCGGCTGGAAGGTGAGCGGGAGACCGCGAACAACCGATGTGAATAAGGCGAAGATTCCCGCCACGCGCCACTCCCGCGACGGAGACCGGCGCGTTCGTTCGGCTACGGGTGCGACTCCTTGTCTTTGGACCCGCTCATGAGGCTGCCCATGATGCTGGTCACGCTCACCTTCTTGTAGCTCGGCGGCGGTGCGAACATCGATGCCGGCACGCTGCCTTCCTTGATGTTCCGGAGCTCCATGTGGTCGTCGCGGTCGTCGGCCTTGGATACCACCTGCAGGCGGTCGTCGATCCACACCGTTCCGGTTCCACCGTCCTTCGCGTCATCGATCCACTGCCATTTGTGCGCGGGGCGTCCGTCCACCTTGTCGCTGCCGAGGCTCTTGCACGTGAAGTGGGGCGGCGTGTGCGACTTGTCGTGCGAGACCGCGGCGAACGGCATGGCGGTGGTGTTCCACTCGGTGCACGGGTCGCCGGCGCCCGCGGGGCGGAAGAAGCGAAGCACGGGGCCGAAGGTCGCGGTGACGAGGGACGTGAACATGCCGGCGTCGAAGTATTCCTGCTTTCGATCGTTGATGAGCAGCGTGCTCTTGTGCGCCGGGTCGAGCACCAGCGCGCCTAACTGCGACGTGTCGGTCGACTCGATGCGCAGCTTGCCATCCGACAGATAGATGTGGGTCGTCGAATCGGTGGGCTGGCTGGGGTCCACGAGGTCCGCAGAAAAGGACGGTCCGGTCCAGACCGGTGCGCCGGCGTCGCCGCCGAAGCACGCCGCACCGAGCGGCGCTGCGCCTAACGCGGCGATCATGAACCAACGGGACGGGCGTGACGTGCGCATCGGGCCTCTCCTTCAGTCGGGGTCTGTCGCGAACGGGGTGCAGCGCCTCCTAGACATACCCGACGGCATCCGCGGCGCAAGAGTTTCAGCCGGGGGCGGCGCGGTCGGCCGCCCGTGCGCGCGATGCGGGCGCTCGACGGCCACGGCGGCCCGCCGCGTGCCTAACGAAACGCCAGCGTTAGCCGCGCGCGCGCACCAGGCGGCGCCGCGCCGCCTCGGCGAGCGCGGCCCGCCGGCGGAACGCCGGGTCTCCGTGCTGCCAGCTCCGGGCGACGATCGCATAGTGCGCGGCGGCGCTGTCCGGCTCACCCGCGGCCTCGAAGCTCCGCGCGAGCATCTCGTGGACCTCGGTGCGCGTCAGATAGAAGCTGGACGATTCCACGGGTCCCCGCAGCGCCGACGAAAGAATCGCCACCGCTGCGCGCGGCTGTCGCGCGGCCAGCCAGGCCCGGGCCAACTCGAGGTTCGCGCGCGTGTAGCCCTCGCTCGGCGAGAAGATCGCATGCGAGAACTCGCTCAACGCCCGCGCCGAATCGCCGCGCGCGCGCCAGAGCAGGCCGCGCAGATAGTGCGGCAGCGACCAGTCGCGGCCGTACGAGCTCAAGCGCGCCGATCCCTCCACCGAGTCGGCGAGCTGTGTGAGGCGCACCGTGTCGCCATCCGCCGCCCAGGCCGTGCCGGCGTGGGTGAGCATCCAACTGCGCTGCCGGGCGAGCGAGCCCGGTGCGTTAGGCGCCGCGTCAGGCGGGACGGCGGCCATGGAATCGAACATTCGCGCCGCGGCACGATAGTGTCGCTGCTCGAACAACACCTGCGCTTCCGCGTCGCCGCTCAGGTCGCGCTGCGACACGTTCGCGGCGAGCGCGCGGGCGGCCGTGAGCGCGTCGCCTAACCGTCCCTCGCTGCGGAACGCAATGACCTGCCACCACAGCACCGACGTCGCAGCGTCCGGCCCCGCCGTCTGCAGGCGCGCGGACAACAGCCGGTCGGCTGCCGCGTAGTCGTCGGCGTGTATCGCGATCACCGCCATCTCGACTGCCACGTCCGCCGAAGGATCGAGCGCGGCGGCAGTGCGCTCCGCCTCTTCCGCCTCGTGCTCGCGGCCCGACCGCGCGATGACACCGACGAGCGCGACCCACGCCGCCGCCGAGCGTGGCTGGCGCCGCACCCATTCGCGCGCCACGCGCTCGCCCGCGCCAAGCGAATCCGCCATGATGTACGCCTGGACGAGGTTGTCGAACGCGACACAGGCCGCGCACAACGGCTGCGCCGTGATTACCTCGCTCGAGTCCATGTCGATCACGTGTCGCAGGTGCGGCACCGCGCCCAGGAAGTCGCCGGCGGCGATGAGCGCGGTCGCGAGCGCGATGTGTCCTTCCGGTTCCGTTGGATAGCGTGTCGCGAGCGACTCGGCGATTTCCATCCGGTTCTGGTCGTAGGTCCCGGATGCCCACGCGGTTTCAATGATGAGGCGCTCTCGCTCACTGGCGCGCGGCGCAAGCCGTTTCGCGCGGATCATGAGGGAGGGTCCTTCCGGCGAGCCCAGATCGTATGCGCACTGCGCGGCGTAGTACGCGGCCATGGCGAACGACGTGTCCTCGTCTAACGCATCGAGGAAGAGCGACCGCGCCAACCGCGCGTCGCCGTGGTCGTAGAGCGCGCGAAGCCCGGCGGTGAAGAACCGGGCGGCGATCGGCGAGGCGGTGGTGACGACTTCGTGCGGCGCGCGCGAACGCCTAACGGAACCTGGCGCGCCGTCGACCGTGCCGGCGCTGGCGTCGGGCGGCTGCTCGCCGGACCGCACGGCCACTGCGCCGTAGGTCGCGCCGGCGGCCAGGAGCAGCGCCGCCGCCGGCGCGAGCCATCGGCGCGCACGCCTCCCCGTCGAGAGTCGCAGCATCGCGTCGGGCGGCACGCTCGACCCCTCGGGCGCTGCCTCTGCCGCCGCCGCTGCTTCCTCGCTCGGGCGAGGCGCCGGTGCGACCGGCGCGCGCGCCGGCATCGCGGGCGGTGCATCGGTTACCGTCGCTGAAGCCGTGGTCCGTGCGCGGATCGCCGTGACCAGCGCCTGTGTCTCCGCCGATGGCTCGGCGTCGAACTCGTCCCGCGCGCGTCGGACGAAATCCTCGTACGCGCGCAGTGCCCCGGTGCGATCGCCGAGCCGATCGAGCAGGGCGATGAGGCGACGGTGCGATCGCTCGTCGTCGGGCGCACGCGCAGCCGCCCAACGCGACCACCGGACTGCGTCTGTTCCCGACCCTGCTGCCTCGCACCGATCCGCGAGCGCCCACGCGGATGCGATAGCTTGCTGCCGACGGCTGGAGCGCTGGTGCGCGAGCCACTCGTCGAACTCGTTCGATGCGCCTGTGACGAAGAAGCCGTGCAGCAAATCGCCACCGTACAACTCGAGCGCCTCCGCGGCCTCGC encodes the following:
- a CDS encoding BTAD domain-containing putative transcriptional regulator: MIRFRTLGGLDLRDEDGRELLSILRQPKRLALLAYLAIATPAGYHRRDTILALLWPEMDGDRARSALRQAVHFLRRTLGADTVQGHGAEDLGIVSDQFWCDARAFDDALARGEAAEALELYGGDLLHGFFVTGASNEFDEWLAHQRSSRRQQAIASAWALADRCEAAGSGTDAVRWSRWAAARAPDDERSHRRLIALLDRLGDRTGALRAYEDFVRRARDEFDAEPSAETQALVTAIRARTTASATVTDAPPAMPARAPVAPAPRPSEEAAAAAEAAPEGSSVPPDAMLRLSTGRRARRWLAPAAALLLAAGATYGAVAVRSGEQPPDASAGTVDGAPGSVRRSRAPHEVVTTASPIAARFFTAGLRALYDHGDARLARSLFLDALDEDTSFAMAAYYAAQCAYDLGSPEGPSLMIRAKRLAPRASERERLIIETAWASGTYDQNRMEIAESLATRYPTEPEGHIALATALIAAGDFLGAVPHLRHVIDMDSSEVITAQPLCAACVAFDNLVQAYIMADSLGAGERVAREWVRRQPRSAAAWVALVGVIARSGREHEAEEAERTAAALDPSADVAVEMAVIAIHADDYAAADRLLSARLQTAGPDAATSVLWWQVIAFRSEGRLGDALTAARALAANVSQRDLSGDAEAQVLFEQRHYRAAARMFDSMAAVPPDAAPNAPGSLARQRSWMLTHAGTAWAADGDTVRLTQLADSVEGSARLSSYGRDWSLPHYLRGLLWRARGDSARALSEFSHAIFSPSEGYTRANLELARAWLAARQPRAAVAILSSALRGPVESSSFYLTRTEVHEMLARSFEAAGEPDSAAAHYAIVARSWQHGDPAFRRRAALAEAARRRLVRARG